In the genome of Quercus robur chromosome 3, dhQueRobu3.1, whole genome shotgun sequence, one region contains:
- the LOC126718340 gene encoding cytochrome P450 86B1 gives MGNLVFSSIQWLYTHLCWEVSISLLVLTILGCILQRLTNKGPMLWPVMGILPSVFLHINNLYDWTTRSLIKAGGTFHFRGMWMEGFYGIMTTVPSNIEYMLKTNFKNFPKGKHYIERFYDLLGNGIFNADDQLWKEQRRIAISEIHSSRFVEYSVQTMQDLVHQKLLKLLEKLVESGDSFDLQEVLLRFTFDNICTAALGIDPGCLALDLPEIPFAKAFEEATEFTLLRFLVPSFAWKVMRLLGVGYEKRLKKAIKIVNDFSEKMVTDRKNELVKFGSLNDHSDLLSRLIEDSDQGMKNHFSDKFLSDFCINFILAGRDTSSVALSWFFWLVHKNSEVESRIIGEINEILCYRKCKNEPYDVAFTVEELRKMVYLQAALSESLRLYPSVPFDFKEVIEDDVFPDGTMIKKGSQVVYCIYSMARMESIWGKDCLEFKPERWLKDGQFISENQFKYVAFNAGPRLCLGKKFAYMQMKMIAASILLRYEVKVVEGHKVDPKLTTTLYMKHGLLVTIKPRLVGVA, from the coding sequence ATGGGAAATCTTGTTTTCTCTTCAATACAATGGCTGTATACTCACTTATGTTGGGAAGTTTCTATATCCCTGCTAGTACTAACCATTCTTGGTTGTATACTTCAGAGACTCACCAACAAGGGTCCAATGTTATGGCCAGTTATGGGGATCCTACCTTCGGTATTCCTACATATCAACAACCTTTATGATTGGACCACGAGGTCTTTGATCAAAGCTGGGGGTACCTTCCACTTCAGGGGAATGTGGATGGAAGGATTCTATGGAATCATGACCACTGTACCTTCAAACATTGAATATATGCTTAAAACAAACTTCAAGAATTTCCCCAAAGGTAAGCACTATATAGAGAGGTTTTATGACTTGCTTGGGAATGGTATTTTTAATGCTGATGATCAACTATGGAAGGAACAAAGACGAATCGCAATTTCTGAGATTCATTCAAGCAGGTTTGTGGAGTACTCAGTCCAAACCATGCAAGACCTGGTGCACCAGAAGCTACTAAAATTGTTAGAGAAACTCGTGGAGTCAGGGGATAGCTTTGATCTCCAAGAAGTGCTTCTTCGGTTCACATTTGATAACATTTGCACCGCTGCTCTTGGCATTGATCCAGGGTGCTTGGCCCTTGATTTACCTGAAATTCCTTTTGCAAAAGCTTTTGAAGAAGCCACGGAATTCACTCTATTGAGATTCTTGGTGCCATCTTTTGCATGGAAAGTCATGAGACTCCTTGGAGTTGGATATGAGAAGCGGCTCAAGAAGGCAATAAAAATCGTGAATGATTTTTCTGAGAAGATGGTGACTGATCGAAAGAACGAATTAGTGAAGTTTGGAAGCTTAAATGATCATTCTGACCTCTTGTCCAGACTCATTGAGGACTCTGACCAAGGtatgaaaaatcatttttcagaCAAATTTCTCAGCGATTTCTGcattaatttcattttagcAGGACGAGACACGAGCTCTGTGGCATTGTCATGGTTCTTCTGGTTAGTACACAAGAACTCAGAGGTCGAAAGCAGAATTATTGGTGAGATTAATGAAATTTTGTGTTACCGCAAGTGCAAAAATGAACCATATGATGTGGCTTTTACAGTGGAAGAATTGAGGAAGATGGTGTATTTACAAGCAGCATTGTCTGAATCTCTGAGGCTTTACCCTTCAGTGCCATTTGACTTCAAAGAGGTTATAGAAGACGATGTTTTCCCGGATGGCACCATGATTAAGAAGGGGAGTCAGGTTGTTTACTGTATTTACTCAATGGCTAGAATGGAGTCCATATGGGGAAAAGATTGCTTGGAGTTTAAGCCAGAGAGGTGGCTTAAAGACGGGCAGTTTATCAGCGAGAATCAATTCAAATATGTAGCGTTTAATGCTGGTCCAAGATTGTGTCTTGGAAAGAAATTTGCTTACATGCAGATGAAAATGATAGCTGCTTCAATCCTGTTGAGATATGAAGTTAAGGTTGTCGAAGGCCATAAAGTTGATCCAAAACTGACAACCACTCTTTATATGAAGCATGGATTGCTAGTGACTATCAAGCCTAGGTTGGTTGGCGTTGCATAA